TGTCAGGgcaaaaaaaaatagaaactgagCCTCAGATTTTGGGGCACAAGATTCAGAGACCAGGGAAAAGTAACAGGTCACTGAGCTACTGctaaagggcttgatcctgccctGAGGATCCTGCTCTGTCCTTTCTCTTTAAAGAAGTCCCCCCATCTGCTGAGAGGCCACTTATGATTCTCCGTCTGTTACCGAGCTACCTTCTCTGTAATTGCAGAAACAGACAAAAGCTGAGAGACAGAAGATCCTCTCTGAGTGTAAGGAGCTGCGTGGGTTCCTGGAGGAGAAGGAGCAGTTCCTGCTGTCCCGGCTGGAAGCGCTCGATGGAGACATTGCTCAGAGAAGGGATGAGAGTGTCTCTAAACTCTCAGAAGAAATTTCCCACATTGATAAACTGATTACTGAGAAGGGAGGAGAGACGGAGCAGCAGCCGATGAGCCAGTCCCCGCAGGTGAGACATATCGTAGGGTTACTATCATTAACTTCCATCTTGCTGATTAGAGGGAGGCAGAAAATGAGGCATGGAACAAAGCAAGTTGATTGCAGCGCTGGGACTAAAATCCAGGAGTTCTgactctgagggtacgtcttcactgcccgccggatcggcgggtagcaatcgaattctcggagttcgatatatcgcgtctcatctagacgcgatatatcgaactccgaacgcgcacccgtcgactccggaactgcACCACcccgaacggcggtggcggagtcgacgggggagccgcggacgtcgatcccgcgccgtgaggacgggtaagtaactcgaactaaggtagttcgacttcagctacccccccgcccccagtgtagaccaggcctaagatatcCCATCTGTAGACCCGGCTCCTCTCCCAGAGTTCGGAGTAGAACCCAGGATCCACTGCAAACCCCTTCGCTCGACTGGGATGTGTCTGTTCTGATCCATTCCCTCTCGTAGTCCAGGATTCAGAGTTCACAACATAATTGACAGATACATTATGTAGGTGCTTCCGGgagccagtcacccccccccaccccttaaatttGTATGTTTTTTAATCATCTCATTTTCACAGTaaggaacatttttaaaaaaatgcatttgttttggtCCATTTTGTTCCATGGCCGGATTTTGAACTTAAAGGCTTCAAAAGCTGTTTGTTACAAAAAAGGAAACAATTGAGATTTCTTGCATTAAAAACATCTGTGAAGTTTCAAAGTTGGGTACTTAATAATAAAAGAATTCATGGGGTAAATTTCAGCCAGCGCTCATGTTAATAGCTCAGTGGGACAAATTGTGCTCTCAGGTGGGATTGGTTGGTGTAAATCTATTGAGTTAATCTAGCTTGACACTGGTGTGAATCAAATCTGAATGCGGCTCCTGTTCACACAGGTCTGGTCTGCACCTAAAAAATAGATCAACCTAgatacatcactcagggctgtgaaaaatttcgcACCGTGTGACATAGTTAATCGACCCAATCCCCTCTATAGATGCAGCTGGGTGGATGGACGCATTCTTCTATCAATTTAGCTACCATCTCGCAGGGAGGTGGATCACCTGCAGTGACAGGAGGACAccttccattgatgtaggaagtgtctacgcTACAGTGCTTCTGCTGCAGTGCCAGAGCCGGGCTGCGGTAGTGTAAACGTGCCCATTGAACACCTTCCTCTCAGTCATCTGGAATCCCTCTGCAAACATAGATGAGTTTAGCTTCGAAGCTAGAAGGGCAATACTAGCCTTGCTctacagataggaaaactgaggcaggaaagGACTTTCCCAACAAGCCAGTGGCAGGACAAAAAGTTGGAGCCAGGAGTCCAGCACTgtaagcctccccccaccccaagctcaTCGTTCCACACCACTTGAGCTCCCTGTTTAGCAGGATGGGGAGACTTGGGGGGATGGGGCTCTCGCTACCAAGCCAGAAAATCTTTTCTTCTTGTAAAGTGCATGGGGAGATGCTTTCCCCCATGGCCACTTCACAGCTGACCATTCCTGAGGCTGCTGAGAGCAAACATCCCAGCTGGAAGGAGTTGGAAGTAGCAGCTGCTTTCTGAATGGCTGCTGTGCTGTGGGAACTCCCCTGCAGGACCAAGAGGCCTCCCCAGTCTGGGACACATTCACTGActgcctcttctttctcctcctctctagGGTGGTGGCGGCAGCAGGATCGGGTAAGTCCTGGGCGTCatctccctccccttcatgctcAGCTTGGCTTGGAAACGGCACTGAATATGCAGCCACGGAGTGTGACACGCTGGTGTGTCATCCTGTATCCCACTAGCAGCTGCCATAGCAAGGACAGGAGGGGCTAGCTGCTACGTGACAGCCAATGGGATTACTCCTTTAGCTTCTGTGGTAGGGGCTTTGTCTTTTGGTGTTAGAGAGCCCAGGTTCTATCCCAGCTGGAGACCTGCGCTGTCTGTGGGCCTAGTGTTTTACATGAGATACACCCACTGTGGGTCTCTGTCTCCTTTCTTTCCACATAACCCTGGGATTGGTGCCCCTTGTTACTAGAGTAGCCCAGCGCGAGAGAACTGGGCTAGTGGGAATCCAGAGAGGTCCCAAACGGGTCTCTATTCCTGCCCCCCCGAAGTCCTGTTCCAGTCCATTCGGAGCATGGGGTTGTAGTCACATGACTCACAACAACTGGGATTGTCTTGCAAAGCTCAGATCCAAACTGGTCTGAGAGCTCCGAAGTTTTCTGGGGCTGGGCCTCAAGCCTGTTTCtaacccttcctcctcctcctctctctccagcagtGAGAACTGGACGTTTCAGAAGCCGGAACCTGCGTTTGCGGAGCTGGAAAAAAGGCTCAGGAGTTTCTCTCAGAAAAGCGCCGTTCTGAAGGAAGTCCTGCTGGAGTTCAAAGGTGAATGGAAGCATCGGTGTCTTCTCTGCTCATAGCTGCTGTAATATTGGGGAGGGCTGTTATGTCAGTTGCTTACCTGGTCTCTCAGTGCCTAACTTACatcaacaaagaatcctgtggcaccttatagactaacagacgttttgcagcatgagctttcgtgggtgaatacccacttgaagaagtgggtattcacccacgaaagctcatgctgcaaaacgtctgacTTACATCAGTCAGTCTTACCTGTGGATGTGCCAGTGGCCTCTGTCTTGCCACCCTGTAATTTTAAAAGCCACTACTAggctaaagcagcagcagcaaccccaTGGTTAAGGTTGCAGCATGTGGTCCTCAAAATCGCTTCATGTCTCCTCCAGCGACCCCCCTCACCACCACATATATGCTCTGTCCACacgtgctgctctttctctgagGGCTTGTTTTATAGCAAGAGTTGGAAGAACTGGGTGTATAGCATGTCTCTCATTCCTTGCAGTGGAAGCCCCTGCTATGAGTTGGGTTGTGAGGATCTGGTGACAGTGTGTCTTGCAAGGGATAGGATACTTTCCCCTTCACTGGGCATTTCCTAGCTCTGAGTGGTGTCTATAATGAAGCTTAGACCAGCACTTATCAACCCACGGCCCATGGGTGGTTTATGGCCCAATCGGCACACAGTTGTGGCCCATGGGACAGCcgcagggccatacaggtagtatatatattgtgtggatgcagcccatatAACACATAGGGCTTGTCTTAAATCGGCGCCACTGTGATTGATGCAGCAGCGTTGATTTAGTGGATCTGGTGGAGATGCAGTAAGTCAAtggccgagcgctctcccgtcaacttcagtgctccacctccccaagaggcggaagctacgttgatgggagagcatctcctgtcgacATAACACAGGGctgtaagtcgatctaagctacgttGACTTAAGTTACGTAacttgcgtaacttagatcgacttaccttgctcatgtagaccaggccataaagagctgcatatgcggcccacaatgataaaccagttgagaaccactgccttagacacGGGATATTATTATATTAAGCCTTTGTGCTAAAATGGATACTCCTTCATCTTCCAGTGTAACGGAGAAACTCGTTTCCCATTCCCTACCCCCGGTTCAGTGGCAGGAAAGCTTTCGTggattttgtttcactttttcaaCCTGCTCTAGATGCTCATCCTCAGGAAAACCAGGGCTCaattctctctcctttcattCCCCTAGAAAATCTGCGCTTTGAGCTGGAGAACGACACAGGTAAGCCTCTGCCTCCCTCCGCTGACTTCTTCCGGTGTCCCAGGAACTGACGTTAACCCTGCTGCTGTGGCAGTAACAGTGCAGGCGTAGGCCTGGCGACTAGCCCCCTGGTGTGATGGCTGAAGggaattcagcccaaatctcccctCGGTGGTTTGTTTCCGTTTTGGATAAGGAAGCAAAATGCTGATGGCTGCGAAGTCGggtgagacaaacacctgttgcGTTTCCTCAGCAGACCCCCTGCTTTCTAGTGCGCTCTCCTGAATTTCTGTTTTCTCAAAGGCAAATGCAGTTTGGAAGCTGTAAGAGCATGCAGTGTCCCTGGGCCCAGAGACCTCCCCTTTTCGCTGACGCTTCCTACATCTCTCAGGCCATTGCCTGGCGGCACAGATAGTGCCACAGCTTAAAAGAGGGAAGCTCTGGTGGCATAAGGGGCTGTCCCCAGGGATGAGCTCTGCTGTTAAATCCCTGTCTCCCTCTCTCTAGCCGATATAACTCTAGACCTGGACACCGCAAACCCCTACCTGGTGCTGTCCGAGGATAAGCGCAGCGTGAGGCTGAGGAGCGCCCCGCAGGACGTGCCGGACAGCCCCAAGAGATTCGATTACTCCTTCTCTGTCCTGGGGGCCGAGGGCTTCACCTCAGGGAGGCACTACTGGGAGGTGGAAGTGGGGGACGGGGACAGCTGGGCCCTGGGGGCTGCCAGGGAGTCggtgaggaggaaggagaagatcGACTTCACGCCCGAGGAGGGgatctgggcggtggggctgaaTTGGAAGGGCAAGAACTGGGACCAATACCAGGCTTTCACCTCCCCTGAGACTCCCCTGTCCCTCTGCGAGAGGCCCAGGAAGATCGGGGTCTATCTGGACTACGAAGGGGGGTGGGTGGCGTTCTACAACGCTGATAACATGGCCCCCATCTTCACCTTCACGGCCGCCTTCTCAGAGAAAATCTTCCCTTTCTTCTGGCTCTTCTACGTGGGCTCCTCCCTCACACTTTGCAACTGACATGCCTGGCCTGGTTTGCTCCTTAAGGGGACCTGCAAAGGGTGGGGATCCTGCCCCTctgttctttgttgttgttgggtctggttgtttttgttttttttttgctgctttctgAAGTATAAAGAGAACCTGAAAGGTTGAAATGATCTTTTTCCCCCCAAACTTTTATCTTCTCGTTACACTAGAAATTCAGAGCTTGTCTACCCTGGAAAACACTATGGCCTGCTGGGAATCTCAGCTTAGATGCTGAGGAGCGCAAGCTGTATTGCCTTTCAgtgagacttgtgctcctaagtgaTTTTTAGGTGGTTTTTGAACACCCCCTTGGTCTGTCCTGGAAGACTATAGCTCACTGGAGACCTGGCAGCCATATCAAAGAACCTGCTTGAGATGAAGTGAATGATTTTATTCAGgcaggttaattttttttaaacaccccaCAAACTCAGTTGCCCCACACACCCTTGGGAGAAAAGCTCTCTTTGTTAATGATTCACCACTCCTGCCTGCTCATTTGAGCACCTAATCCATATCTCTGAGCCCTCCAGTGAAGACCAGACTCAATGGTCCTGATGGCTCAGTGGTAAATCAAGCTGGGTGGGGGAAAAAGGCATCAGctgggccttttttttttttttctttctcacttTGCAGGTCCCCTTTTGCGAATGTAGCTGCTCCAAttccctctccctttcctccccagccTTAGCAATAGGACGCTTTATCTCATAACACAGTTATCCCTTCTCCTGGCCACTAGCACGTAATGGAGTAAAACCTGCTTCCCCTTTCTGTTGCTTTCCCTATATTGTCAAATACCTAGTGAGCATTACAGGGTTGCCCTTGATGTTGGTGTTTTGGGGCCATATGGAGGCTGCCGGAAGCCCAGGGCTGTCAGTTTTGCTCAGGCTTGTCGGGCATGAGCTGTAGCTGACCTAaaggcttggggaggggggatctgCGATTACCTGCTGATCCACTGGTGAATGGAGCCAGCTTGTCTAGAGGCCACGTTCTGGAGTTGCATGTGAGATAAGCAAGGGTAGTTGAACCCAGAGGGTTCCCATTGAGCCCAGTGGGGTTGGATGATGGCTTTGAGTTACACTAGCACAACTGCAAGTTACAGCAGTTTGGAGTGACTCCAGTGTCAATTGAGAGCAGACTCCAGGAGTCAGTCCAGATCTGATTCCAGCCCtaaaccccattgatttcaggagCTGCCCTAGTTTAACACGGATTCAACACTGTAAAGTTAACCAGAGGGGTTTTCCATCTGCTTGTATCTAACTCCAGCCTAGCAttcacactagcctttgtaacccCATCAGTGCTGTCTCTCTGAACTGTCGCTCTATTTCATAGGAAAATAAAAGTCACTGTGCAAATAGAAAAAGCTCCTGTGGTGTTGAGTATTttgctgctgcctgcctgcaaTACAGCCTTATGCAGGCAACTAAGCTGCCCCAAACAGGAGCCTCCCTCATCCACTGCAGCAAGTGAGGACAGCAGGGGTGCGCTGAGTGTGATGGCTAATCCATTTATGTGGTTAATGCCGGCACTAATGGATATTCACAGTGCTTGGGCTGAGCACTGCTATGTCCCTTTGGAGGGACTGCAGCTCTGTCCTGCTGTAACCTGGGCTGAGCTGCTTTCGTGACTGGTTTAAGGGCACTGAGGGGGCTAGAACCCAGCTTTCCCCGTCTGGTGCCTTCCTGAGTGCATAACACAATAACTCCTCCGGCTGCCTGTCTCAATGCCAGGTAAGCGGAGTAAGTTTCCATGCCTGGCTGAGGCCTTGTCTGCGATGGGACGTAGCTGCACACTCCTAGCACCGATGAGGTTGGGTGTAGCATAGCATTGCTTGTGCCCACCTGAGACTCAGACAGAAGGTGCACGGGCAAGTGCTGGCACTTGTGTGACCACTAGCGGGGCAGCGGCCACGGGGGGCAGACAAGGCTGCAGCAAAGGGAGCATCTAGCTTCCTCTTCTCAAGACTGTGTCGGGGGCATAAACTGAGCCCCATGACTGAGCGGGGAGCAAGCGAGTGCTTGTGGGTTCCATATCACAGTAGGCATCAGTgttccttcttattttccccaCGCATGCGTGGAATGAATTTATGTGCAgcggggtggggccaaggggttcggagtgtgggagggggctcagggctggagtgtggggagaggaggggtttggggtgcaggctgccctagggctacagcagggagagaggactctccccagctctctccctgcagtaccacctgggctgggggtgggggagaagaggcacctctcccctggctgcggcaggcccaggctgggggagaagcATCTCTCCACTCCGCAGCACTTAAGAGGCTGCTGTGTggccatgcagcttagagggaacttagctggGCACTCCTCCTGCGGGGAGCAGACACGGACCATCCTGCTCTGAGCACGTGCCTTTGCAGGGGGAGATCTGGTTAGCCTGTAAGAGCTGTGAGGCTGGcacatgctcagtgcagacagaatcttACCAGCATTTAGCTGCAAAACTCTTCAAGTCCCTTCTACTGAGCACGTGCGAGCTGTTTAGCGGCTTATAGCTGTGGCAGATtcgggtggatttttttttttttacaggggtGGCAAAAAGCCAGGTCCAGACATGAGGGTGACCCACCCccaccaaatttcaagtccctgctccacagcCTGCAGGTATTACACCATCTCGGTGAAACTTTCACCGGCTCAAAAATGAGGAAGCCCTTGGAGTTGAAACTCTCAAAAATAAATCAAGCCCCTCAAGCTGAGGCCGCCCCCCACCATGAGTGCTGCCAGGCTGAACGGTTAGCATGGCAAAGTTAAACCATAGAGACAAGGGTTTCCTGGACCAATCTAATAGCATGGGTACTGCTGGTTCACACTTTCTGGCAGGAATTTTATTTGATGACGGTGGGGCGTAGATGGTACTTCTAATACAAACAGCAGTGGCCTTCCAGGCACCAGGCGGCTCACTGACAATCCCCTCCCCAGTGGCAGCTCAGCGAGCGGCTGTGCCAATCAAGGCTTTGCCTGGAAGTTGCTAGGCCAGGCAGGGCCAGAGCATCACTGTCAGGTCAGGACTGGCTGCTCCTGGCTCCTGATCTGTGAGCCGGATGCTGGCCGGCCCTCACCCCATCCAAACTGCGGCAAGGCCGAGGTAGAAATCCTCCCCGCCGTGGCTTTTCTGATGGGCGGCCAGGTGCGCCTTCTCCTGGAAGCCTTTCCCGCACAGGGGGCACTTGTAGGGCTGCTGgcctgtgtggatgctctggtGGTTCCTGAGGTCCGAGCTGCGGCCGAAGCCAATGCCGCACTGGGGGCAGTGGAAGGGCCGGTCACCGGTGTGACTCCGCCGGTGGAGGATGAGGTCAGGGTGCTGGGCAAAGCCCTTCCCGCAGTCGGCACAGTGGTAAGGGGCGTCCCCAAGGTGGCTGCCCTGGTGGGCCAGGAGGTGGGAGCGCTGgctgaagctttccccgcacttGAAGCAGGTGTGCCGTTTCTCCTCCATGTGGCTGTACCGGTGCATTTCCAGCTGGCTGGGCCACTTGAAGCCCTGGCCGCAGTCGGGGCACTTGTAGCGATCGTCTTGCAGGTGGGTGCGCTGGTGGTTGACCAGGACGGAGCGCTTGCGGAAGCGCCGCCCGCACTTGGGGCACTGGTGGGGCCACTCCCCCATGTGGCTCTTGCGGTGGGCGGCCAAGTCGCAGCGGCGCAGGAACCCCTCCCCACagtcagggcaggggaaggggatcTCCCCGGTGTGGGAGCGCCGGTGGACGGACAGGTCGCAGCGCCGCAGAAAGCCCCGCCAGCagtcggggcaggggaagggTTTCTCCAGGGCGTGCAGCCGCTGGTGGCGCAGGAGGTGAGCGCTGTCAACGAAGATCTTCCCGCACTCGGGGCacggccgctgctgctgctgctccggctgGAGGCTCAGCAGGACCTGGACGTAGCTGTGGCCCATGCtgcctcccccaggggaagtggGCTGGGCTCCCTCCT
The sequence above is a segment of the Mauremys mutica isolate MM-2020 ecotype Southern chromosome 12, ASM2049712v1, whole genome shotgun sequence genome. Coding sequences within it:
- the LOC123345055 gene encoding E3 ubiquitin-protein ligase TRIM7-like — translated: MEGAAGPARSLQDELSCPVCLEYLRDPVMVSDCGHNFCRACVTKCWEESERSLCCPQCREPVPQRLFRPNRQLANIVEIVKRFGAQAAAGAAGAGVCERHGEALKLFCQEDQKPVCLVCHLSWDHRAHRVVPIEEAARGCKEAPQEHLAGLRKDREEAKANEEKRSEELLKQTKAERQKILSECKELRGFLEEKEQFLLSRLEALDGDIAQRRDESVSKLSEEISHIDKLITEKGGETEQQPMSQSPQGGGGSRIGSENWTFQKPEPAFAELEKRLRSFSQKSAVLKEVLLEFKENLRFELENDTADITLDLDTANPYLVLSEDKRSVRLRSAPQDVPDSPKRFDYSFSVLGAEGFTSGRHYWEVEVGDGDSWALGAARESVRRKEKIDFTPEEGIWAVGLNWKGKNWDQYQAFTSPETPLSLCERPRKIGVYLDYEGGWVAFYNADNMAPIFTFTAAFSEKIFPFFWLFYVGSSLTLCN